In the Epinephelus lanceolatus isolate andai-2023 chromosome 6, ASM4190304v1, whole genome shotgun sequence genome, one interval contains:
- the mrpl47 gene encoding large ribosomal subunit protein uL29m codes for MAASSSAGRVLTLCKQFQNVFRISSAINTQHCTAAVTKYQPRLYREKSTLAALSWYSPTSSVGQCRALHTTISRRGLEEFFDLPENRGESSVKSGGPWTAKQLRTKSNEDLHKLWYVLLKEKNMLLTLQQESRRQKVMMPSPERLRKVERSMIRLETVVNERETALRLLQTGQEKGRPGTWRKNTFGYTYWYRFKEYAIPWYMNRRYKRKKFYTPKFVEPHIRLRIEKHLRERARKANLERKTQAKLKEKFPQMKASAS; via the exons ATGGCGGCGTCCTCATCCGCAGGACGCGTTTTGACTCTTTGCAAGCAGTTTCAAAATGTCTTTAGGATATCCTCAGCGATAAATACTCAGCACTGTACTGCTGCTGTAACCAAGTACCAGCCTCGTCTCTACAG GGAAAAGTCCACACTTGCTGCCCTGTCTTGGTACAGTCCCACCAGCTCTGTGGGTCAGTGTCGAGCCCTGCACACAACCATCAGCAGAAGAGGGCTGGAAGAGTTCTTTGACCTCCCTGAGAACCGAGGAGAGTCCAGCGTGAAGTCAG GTGGACCATGGACTGCCAAACAGCTGAGAACAAAGAGCAATGAAGATTTACACAAACTCTG GTATGTGCTGCTTAAAGAGAAGAACATGCTGCTCACACTTCAGCAGGAATCACGAAGGCAAAAAGTCATGATGCCGAGTCCAGAACGATTAAGGAAG GTCGAGCGGTCGATGATAAGACTGGAAACAGTGGTGAATGAGAGAGAGACTGCACTGCGTCTGCTGCAGACGGGACAGGAGAAAGGCAGACCAGGGACCTGGAGGAAGAATACATTTGGATACACCTACTG GTATCGATTCAAAGAATATGCAATTCCTTGGTACATGAACAGAAGGTACAAGCGAAAGAAGTTCTACACACCGAAGTTCGTTGAACCACACATAAG GCTGCGCATAGAGAAGCACCTTCGAGAGAGGGCCAGGAAAGCCAACTTAGAGAGGAAAACTCAGGCCAAGCTCAAGGAGAAGTTTCCTCAGATGAAAGCGTCCGCCTCATGA